One Verrucomicrobiota bacterium genomic window, CGTTTCGATCAAACCGATGCCGGGATACAACGTCGCCTCCGCGAGGCTCCGCATGTTGGGAGAAGGATTCGTCCACGGCAGCCCCGTCTGGTCGAACCACAAGTCCCGCCACCAACCCTCGACCTGCACCACGGTCACGTCCGCCTTGAAGCCGCGCTCCGTGTTGATCATCCGCGCGAGTTCGCCCGCCGTCATGCCGTGGCGGACTGGCACGCGATGCCACGCCACGAAGCTCGCCGCGCCCGTGTGCACGGGGCCCTCGACCGCGGCGCCGTTGATCGGGTTCACGCGGTCGAGCACGAAGAACCGCTTGCCCGCCTTCGCCGCCGCCTCCATGCAGTTGGCCATCGTGGCCATGTAGGTGTAGAAACGGCAGCCGATGTCCTGGATGTCGAACACCAGCGCGTCGAGCGAGGCGAGCTGCGGCGGCGTCGGGGCGCGGCGCTCGCCATACAGGCTGTGCACCGGCAACCCCGTCTTCTCGTCCACGCTGTCCGGGACCTTCTCGTCGAGCGCGCCGCGGATGCCGTGCTCGGGACTGAACAGCGCCGTCAGCCGCACGTCCGCCGCCGCCTTGAGCAGGTCGATCGTCGCGTTTCGCTCGCGGTCGTGGCCGGTGTGATTCGTGATGAGCCCGATGCGAAGCCCCTTGAGCGGCGCGAAATTCTGCCGCTTCAACACGTCGATGCCGTTGAGCACCTCCGCCTGCAACGGCCGCTCGCCGTAACCCGCACGCGGCGGCAACGCGCCCGGCACGTGATGAAAATTGAAGTCCTTGATCGCCTCGGCCGCGAGCGTGCCGAGCTTCGCGCGCAACGCCAGCACGCTGCCCGACTCCGTCGGGTGGTTGCGGTTCGAGTGAAAGACAAGAATCGTGTTCGAGAACGGGTCCACCCACAGCAACGTGCCCGTCCAGCCCGTGTGCCCGTAGGAACCGAGCGGGAACACCTTGCCGCGCGGCCCGCTGTAGCTCGAGTCGATGTCCCAGCCCAGCCCGCGCCGAGACGGCACGCCCTCGGGGGACTGCACGCTTGTCATCAACTTCACCGTCGCCGGCTTGAAAATGCGCACGCCGTCCAACTCGCCCCCGTTCAGCAGCATCCGCGCGAAACGCGCCGTGTCCGCCGCCGTGGTGAACAGCCCCGCGTGGCCCGCCACGCCGAACATCTTGCGCGACGTCGGGTCGTGCACCACGCCGCGGACCACGAGGTCCTTCTCCTTCGTCGTCGGCGCGATGCGCGCGAGCTTGGACGCGGGCGGGAGAAACCCCGTGTCGCGCATCCCGAGCGGACCGTAGATTTCGCGCCCGCAAAACTCGTTCAGCGGCGCGCCTGCCACGCGCCGCACCACCTCGCCAAGCAGGATGAAGTTGATGTCGCTGTAGGTGAACCGCGCGCCCGCTGCGCTGCGCAGCGTTTCGGCGCAGGCCTTCTCGATCGCCGTGGCATGGCCGGACCACTCGCCCGCGCCAAGCCCGGGCCGCAATCCGGACGTGTGCGTCATCAAGTGCCGGATCGTGACCGCTTCCTTGCCACCGCCGTCGAA contains:
- a CDS encoding DUF1343 domain-containing protein — translated: MDRAIEEAIAAKRLPGGVLWLEHAGQVYHKSYGRRAVEPADEPMTKDTIFDAASVTKVMAATPAILLLVERGKVEVDAPVRTYIPTFDGGGKEAVTIRHLMTHTSGLRPGLGAGEWSGHATAIEKACAETLRSAAGARFTYSDINFILLGEVVRRVAGAPLNEFCGREIYGPLGMRDTGFLPPASKLARIAPTTKEKDLVVRGVVHDPTSRKMFGVAGHAGLFTTAADTARFARMLLNGGELDGVRIFKPATVKLMTSVQSPEGVPSRRGLGWDIDSSYSGPRGKVFPLGSYGHTGWTGTLLWVDPFSNTILVFHSNRNHPTESGSVLALRAKLGTLAAEAIKDFNFHHVPGALPPRAGYGERPLQAEVLNGIDVLKRQNFAPLKGLRIGLITNHTGHDRERNATIDLLKAAADVRLTALFSPEHGIRGALDEKVPDSVDEKTGLPVHSLYGERRAPTPPQLASLDALVFDIQDIGCRFYTYMATMANCMEAAAKAGKRFFVLDRVNPINGAAVEGPVHTGAASFVAWHRVPVRHGMTAGELARMINTERGFKADVTVVQVEGWWRDLWFDQTGLPWTNPSPNMRSLAEATLYPGIGLIETAVSVGRGTDTPFELVGAPYVDDVKLAGELNRAGLAGVRFVPVRFTPKASVFKDKPCAGVGILVTDRERFNAVDTGLTVALALQRLHPGDFALEKVHTLLQHRATLDAIKAGRPLAEIKGAWTAEVEDFRRRREAFLIYK